In a single window of the Lacerta agilis isolate rLacAgi1 chromosome 15, rLacAgi1.pri, whole genome shotgun sequence genome:
- the IFT22 gene encoding intraflagellar transport protein 22 homolog isoform X1, whose amino-acid sequence MLKVKILFVGPSEAGKSVLANFFSESTEGIGSYLPTHAVRILEYEMPNFGGNGKGAGCRFELWDCGGDQKFETCWPALMKDSHGVVIVFNQDSPTHLKEIEMWHSCFVQQQQLLDSQCLLISHHKPGSVMDPENLTLPPPLNRLQVVHSSLEEDPEDVRMEFVKYLKGITKLVNENRDREEMLLIT is encoded by the exons ATGCTGAAGGTGAAGATACTCTTCGTTGGCCCCAGCGAG GCTGGAAAGTCTGTCTTGGCAAACTTCTTCTCAGAGAGCACCGAAGGCATTGGTAGTTACCTCCCTACACATGCAGTAAG GATCCTAGAATACGAGATGCCAAATTTCGGTGGAAACGGCAAAGGAGCAGGGTGTCGGTTTGAACTGTGGGATTGTGGAGGAGATCAAAA ATTCGAGACTTGCTGGCCAGCACTGATGAAAGATTCCCATGGAGTCGTCATTGTTTTCAACCAAGACTCGCCCACTCATTTGAAGGAGATTGAAATGTGGCACTCCTGTTTTGTGCAACAACAGCAGCTGCTGGACAGCCAGTGCCTGCTCATTTCGCATCACAAGCCAGGCAGTGTAATGGACCCGGAGAATCTCACCTTGC CTCCACCGCTGAACAGGCTGCAGGTGGTCCACTCTAGCCTCGAAGAAGATCCTGAAGATGTCCGGATGGAATTTGTGAAGTACCTCAAGGGCATCACCAAGTTGGTGAATGAGAACCGAGACAGAGAGGAGATGCTGCTGATCACTTAA
- the IFT22 gene encoding intraflagellar transport protein 22 homolog isoform X2, with protein MPNFGGNGKGAGCRFELWDCGGDQKFETCWPALMKDSHGVVIVFNQDSPTHLKEIEMWHSCFVQQQQLLDSQCLLISHHKPGSVMDPENLTLPPPLNRLQVVHSSLEEDPEDVRMEFVKYLKGITKLVNENRDREEMLLIT; from the exons ATGCCAAATTTCGGTGGAAACGGCAAAGGAGCAGGGTGTCGGTTTGAACTGTGGGATTGTGGAGGAGATCAAAA ATTCGAGACTTGCTGGCCAGCACTGATGAAAGATTCCCATGGAGTCGTCATTGTTTTCAACCAAGACTCGCCCACTCATTTGAAGGAGATTGAAATGTGGCACTCCTGTTTTGTGCAACAACAGCAGCTGCTGGACAGCCAGTGCCTGCTCATTTCGCATCACAAGCCAGGCAGTGTAATGGACCCGGAGAATCTCACCTTGC CTCCACCGCTGAACAGGCTGCAGGTGGTCCACTCTAGCCTCGAAGAAGATCCTGAAGATGTCCGGATGGAATTTGTGAAGTACCTCAAGGGCATCACCAAGTTGGTGAATGAGAACCGAGACAGAGAGGAGATGCTGCTGATCACTTAA